One genomic segment of Flavobacteriaceae bacterium includes these proteins:
- a CDS encoding IS4 family transposase produces the protein MKKTNASTKSSELNSVLSSHFQGKINLARIKLISHFIIALCKVQTVTFEKVANAFETSVDSKSSLRRIQRFIADYSLDGDLIARLIFSLLPKQEGLILSIDRTNWKFGQTNINIFKLGVVYKGVAFPLLFTMLDKPGNSNSQERIDLVNRFIRLFGKDVIKSIVADREFVGNHWLDFLNTNGIKYYIRIRNNFKVELPDKNKTIKVFHLFNPHKINEFVYYPKIVRVNGQLCFLSGCKLYPKNGKPDFLIIVSFNAPDKAFEQYKERWQIEMCFKAMKASGFDIENTHLQDIKRIEKLVLLVMMAFVWCYKVGIYLHQIKPIKIKKHGRMAKSIFKYGLDYIASVLLNPVNQNNMNLTKFLSCT, from the coding sequence ATGAAAAAAACTAATGCTTCCACTAAAAGTAGTGAATTAAATTCAGTTTTAAGTTCTCATTTCCAAGGTAAGATCAATTTGGCAAGAATCAAACTCATATCACATTTCATTATCGCCCTCTGTAAGGTACAGACAGTTACCTTTGAAAAGGTAGCCAACGCTTTTGAGACCTCAGTAGATTCGAAGTCATCACTCAGACGTATTCAAAGATTTATTGCTGATTATTCGTTGGATGGAGATTTGATCGCTCGTCTTATATTTAGTCTCCTTCCTAAGCAAGAGGGATTGATCTTGAGTATTGATAGGACCAATTGGAAGTTTGGTCAGACCAACATCAACATTTTTAAGTTGGGAGTTGTCTATAAAGGTGTTGCCTTCCCATTGTTATTTACTATGTTAGATAAGCCAGGGAACTCTAACAGTCAGGAGCGTATTGATCTTGTGAATCGTTTCATAAGACTTTTTGGCAAAGATGTTATTAAATCCATTGTAGCCGATAGAGAGTTTGTAGGTAATCATTGGTTGGATTTCTTGAATACAAATGGAATCAAATATTATATCCGCATTCGAAACAACTTTAAGGTAGAGCTTCCTGATAAGAACAAAACCATCAAAGTATTTCACTTGTTTAATCCACATAAGATCAATGAGTTTGTGTATTATCCTAAAATTGTACGTGTTAATGGTCAGCTTTGTTTCCTTTCCGGATGCAAGTTGTACCCAAAAAATGGAAAGCCTGATTTCTTAATCATTGTATCGTTCAACGCTCCTGATAAGGCCTTTGAACAATACAAAGAACGATGGCAGATAGAGATGTGTTTTAAAGCAATGAAAGCCAGTGGCTTTGATATTGAAAACACACACCTGCAAGATATTAAGCGTATTGAAAAATTAGTACTGCTTGTAATGATGGCTTTCGTATGGTGTTACAAAGTTGGTATATATTTACATCAGATTAAGCCTATCAAAATAAAAAAGCATGGAAGAATGGCTAAAAGCATATTCAAATATGGATTAGATTATATCGCTTCTGTGCTATTAAACCCTGTAAATCAAAACAATATGAACTTGACTAAATTTTTGTCATGTACTTAG